The genomic interval TCTTTTTGAAATTCGGATTCCAAGGCTTCTAACCAACTGGCTTCCAAGTTCGGACGTTTCATACTTAGAGGCTTGGTATTTTCGTTACCTTTGTATTCCATCCCTTAATAGACTCGAAAACAAAGATGAAAAAGATTTTGTTAGTTCTAGCGGTGAGTGTTTTTGTTGGTTTGACCCTGTCAGCCTGCCATGCGTATGAAGAATGTCCTGCATACGGCCAAGTAGAAGAAGCGCCCGCTGAAAGCAATGGCTGATGATGAAAAAAGCAGTAATCGTAGGAGTTTTAACCTTGTTTGGCCTCGGTACCGTCCGGGCTCAACAGACTTCTGCTGATTACAGCCGATTGCTATATCGAAATGAAATGACCTTTGGGATCACCATCCACACTGCCGGATGGGGAGGGTCATTCAAGAGGTTACGGAATCCAGACGGCAGCACCAAGAAAGGTCTGCTCATCGATTTCGCCACCATTCAACATCCTAAAGAGGTTAAACTCTTTCACCCTTTTTACGACAACGCCCGAGGATACAAGTTTGGCAAGCTGAATTATTTCAGCACGCTGCGCATCGGCTATGGTTGGGAAAAGATGATTGCCGGAAAAACGGATCGCGGTTCGGTTGCCATTCACGCCCACTACTGGGGAGGAATTAGCAATGGGATTACGCGCCCGGTTTACCTGGAGGTCATACGCCCGTTCCCGAACAATCCCGAGGACTTCTTCATCAGTACAGAAGCCTACAATCCTGATGAGCACTTTGCGAACAATATCTACGGCCGTGCGTCTTTCTTCAACGGCTGGAACGAACTGGGGTATCACCCGGGGGTGTTCTTTAAAGCCGGAGCGAATTTCGAGTATGGCATCACCGAGGAAAAGGTGAGCATGATCGAGATTGGAATTATCTTTGACTACTTTTTTGAAGAAGTGCCGATTATGGCGGTAGAAGAGAACATGCAACTCTTTACCACCTTATATCTTTCGATGTATTTCGGCAAGAAGTGGAATTAAGCCCTATGTCAAAAGAAACCTTAACGGCTCCTGTTCAGGAGACGAATACCGATACAAAAAAGCGCAAGCCGAAATGGCTACGCGTCAAACTCCCAACCGGTGAAAACTACCGGAATGTGAGGGGTTTGGTGGATAATTACAAACTGCACACCATTTGCGAGAGCGGTAACTGTCCCAACATGGGAGAGTGTTGGGGAGCTGGAACGGCGACCTTCATGATCCTGGGGAATACCTGTACGCGCTCATGTGGATTCTGTGCGGTTGCGACAGGAAGGCCCGACGCGGTGGACTGGGATGAACCGGAACGCGTTGCTCGCTCCGTGAAGCTCATGAAGGTCAAGCATTGCGTCATTACTTCCGTAGATCGCGATGATCTTGCCGATGGAGGTTCCATTATTTGGGCCGAAACCGTGAATGCGGTTCGGCGAATGAGTCCAACGACGACCATGGAAACCTTGATCCCCGATTTTAAAGGAGAGATGCACAATGTGGATCGTTTGATTGAGGTGGCTCCCGAGATTATCTCACACAACATGGAAACCGTGCGTCGTTTAACGCGTCAAGTACGAATTCAAGCGAAGTACGACCGCAGCTTAGAGGTATTGGCGTATCTCAAGGAGTGCGGACAAAAACGCACCAAGAGTGGGATTATGCTCGGCTTAGGTGAGCGGGAAGAAGAAGTTCTGGAAACCTTGCGCGACTTGCGCAATGCGGATGTGGATATCGTAACGCTCGGCCAGTACCTACAGCCTACGCCTAAGCATCTGCCTGTTCAGGAATACATCACTCCGGAGCAATTCGACAAGTACAAGGAAATAGGCTTGGAAATGGGCTTTAAGTATGTCGAAAGTGGACCTCTGGTTCGTTCGAGCTATCATGCCGAAAAACACCTCTTCTAAACGAATCGGGGTTAATGGTTTTGGCCGTATTGGTCGAACCCTAGCCCGAGTTCTTGAACGAACGCCGGGATATGAACTGGCGGTTGTCAATGATTTGAGTGATGCGCCCACTTTAGCGCATCTACTGAAATACGATTCGCTACACAGAGCCTTCCCTGCTGAAGTTGCCTCTGATGAAGATCACATCTACATTGAGGGACGGAGCATTCCAGTGTTGAATCACAAAACTCCGGACACGATCCCGTGGTCGGCCTACGAAGTAGACGTCGTCGTAGAAGCTACGGGGCAATTCAAATATACCGAGCAAGTGGCTGGTCACCTGATGGGCGGAGCTCCCTGGGTAGTGTTGAGTGTTCCTCCCATAGACCAGAACATGCCCACCGTAGTTCTCGGGATAAATGATGAAATCCTGGACGGTTCGGAACATATGATTTCAAATGCGTCCTGTACCACGAACTGTGCGGCTCCCATGGTCGGACTGATCGACGAGCTATGCGGAGTGGAGGAAGCCTACATCACCACAGTTCACAGTTTTACGGGTGATCAACGACTGCACGATGCACCGCACAAGGATTTGAGAAGGGCTCGCGCCGCCACTCAAAGTATTGTTCCAACAACCACGGGTGCTGCAAAGGCCGTGACCCGAATTTTCCCACATTTGGAGGGAAACATCGGCGGTTGTGGTATTCGAGTTCCCGTGCCAGATGGATCGCTTACTGACATTACCTTCATTGTCAAGAAACCCGTATCCGCGGAGGAAATCAATGCCTATTTCAAGCAGCGGTCGGAGGGAGATCTAAAGGGTATTCTAGGCTATACGGAAGATCCAATTGTGTCGAGTGACGTCATTGGTAGTCCGTACAGTTGCCTTCACGACGCACAGATGACCAGTGTTCTTGGGAACATGGTCAAGATTATCGGATGGTACGATAACGAAATGGGTTATTCGACCCGGTTGGTCGACTTGATCAAGAAGCGATCTGAGGGATTCTTTTCAAAGTGATCCAAACGGAATTCACCGTTTTCCATCACCCCAAAAGTGTTGTAGGAGATCATATCCCCTAGGTTGAAGTAGGTAGCGTTGTCTTTGAGCTCTACTTGAAGGGGAAGGTGACGATGTCCGAAGACGAAATAGTCAAAATGCTCTTTCTTGAGAAGGCCTTGACAGTATTGTGTTAGGTATTCACCGTCATCGTGGAATTGAGCATCCCCGTCGCTGTGGGCGTCTCTAGAGCGTCCGCTAAAGTAGTTTCCGGCCCAAATACCCGTATTGGGATGTACTCGAGCAAAGAGCCATTGAAAGAATCCGTTGTTAAATACTTTTTTTAGGAACTTATAATTCCAGTCTCCAGGTCCTAAACCATCGCCATGAGCCATGTAAACTCTTTTGCCCTGAAGTTCGCGGACCAGTGGTTTCTTGTGGACCTGAATCCCCAGCTCATCTTCGAAGTACCCGTAGGTCCAGATGTCGTGATTTCCTCCAAAAAAGTGAATGGGAATTCCGGCATCGCTCATCTCTCCCAGAGTCCCGAGGAGCCGGACAAAGCCCTTGGGTACCACCTGTTTGTACTCAAACCAAAAGTCGAATAGATCTCCGAGGAGGTAGAGCTCGTCGCAATTATCCTGAATGCTGCGAAGCCATCGAACCACTTTGCGTTCACGTTCTTGACTGGCCTCGTGATTTGGGGCGCCCAGATGAAAATCTGAGGCGAAGTATATGTTGCCAGATTTACTCACCGAAGATTTCTGCGAGTTTATCGTCTAGCGCTTGCCCTCGAAGGTTTTTGGCAATGATACGCCCTTCACGATCGAGCAGCACGGCATGAGGAATCCCGTTGAACTTGTAGAGCTCCTTGACAATGGTGCTCCAACCATTCATCTCTGAAACATGAGTCCAGGTGAGCCCGTCGTCTTCGATAGCCTTGAGCCAAGCGGCACGAGGTTTTTGTTGGTTTGGCAGTCCATCGAGAGAGACACCCAAAACTTCAAATCCACGGTCGTGATAGGTGTTGTAGGCCGCAACTACATTGGGGTTCTCTCGGCGGCATGGCCCACACCAGCTCGCCCAGAAATCAACCAACACGACCTTTCCGCGATAGCTGCTTAGAGAAACGTCTTCTCCGTCCGGAGTTGGCAAGGTAAAATCTGGAGCAACCGATCCAACGGCAATGGCACGATTCGCCTCTACCTGCTCGTGTAGGAATTGAGCGTGAGCGCTTTTGGGGTAGTTTTTCTGGAGGTTTTGATCAATTTCATCAAATAGCGGGAAGTCCTCATCAACTTTATATACCGCTTGTTTTTGCACTTGAGCGTACAGAATAAAAATAGCCACGGGATGATCTTTGTGCCCTTCCAATAGCCCGCTCAATGCGGCTTGATGATCGTCCATCAAACGAACATACTCGGCCACTAACTCTTCTCTTTTCTCCAAAAAGTCGTCTTGGCCTTGATAACTCATTAAGGTCTCATTCAATGCGTCAATGCGACCAGTGGTTTCCATGGCCTTTTGATTGATTTGACGAAGAACCTCAGTCTCTTCGTTTCCTTCCACGGTGTATACAGGTATCCCTTCTTCGAAAGAACCTTCTAATACTATCTGATCTCCTGGTTCAGCGCTGACCAAGAGGCGTACACCGTTCTCAAACTGAAGCGTGTAAAAGGCCTGTTCGCTGTTGTCGAGTTCAAAGGTAAATTGACCTTCGTCTGCAAACACTGTATCCACAGCTACGGTATTGCGCGGCTCCATACGGCTGAGAATAATCTTTCCCGCATCTTCCATGTTTCCGGAGATGCTTCCAGAGCCATCTTGTGCTGCCCCAGCTCCCGCGTTACTGTTACATGACCACAGCATTCCGGCCGTGATCACCAAAGTCATCAGTGTTCTTTTCATGCTTCTAATTGTTCTCTAATGATGGCACTCGCTTTTTTGGGATCAGCTTTCCCACGGGACATTTTCATGACTTCGCCCATAAACAGTCCGATCAGACCTTTTTTACCATTGCGGTACTCTTCGACCTTGTCCGGGTACATACCAATTGCCTCCTTTGCCCATGCAACAAGCGCATCGTCATCTTGTTCTTGAATCCAGCCATTCGCTTCAGCCAATGCCTTGGGAGAGGCCTCGGGCTGTTCCAGAAGTGCCGGAAAGAGTTTTTGGCTAGCCATTGAATTGCTGATCACCTGACTGTCAATGAGTTCAATGATTTCTGCAATCGCCTGCGGCGCGATGGGAAACTTCCCGATATCAACAGCCTTCTCGTTGAGGTAGGACTTAATGGCCCCCATCATCCAGTTGGCTGCCGCCTTGTGATTCTTTGTGTGGTGGGTCATCTCCTCGAAGTACAGGGCGATTTCCTTGTTTTCCGTAAGAATCTGAGCATCGTACTCAGATAGTCCGAATTCCTCCGTATAGCGCTTGAATAGCTCATCGGGCAGGGGAGGGAGCTCGCTTTTTACACGGGCGATGTAATCCTCTTTCACCAGAACCGGAGCCAAGTCTGGTTCCGTGAAGTATCGGTAATCGTGGGCCTCTTCTTTAGAACGCATTACGGTTGAAGAGCCACTTATAGCATCAAATCCGCGCGTTTCTTGATCGATGACGCCTCCGGCTTCCAGCACTTCGATTTGGCGCTTCATTTCGCCTTCAATCGCCCGCATTACGTTCCGCATGGAATTGATGTTCTTGATCTCATTCCGTGTACCGAGTTTGCTCGTTCCTTTCAAGCGAACAGAGACGTTGGCATCACAACGCATAGATCCTTCTTCCATGTTACCGTCACAGATTTCGAGATATCGGACCAACTTACGAACCTCCATGAGGTAGTTGTAGGCCTCCTGAGCATTGGCGATCTCCGGTTCAGATACAATCTCTAGAAGCGGTACTCCCGCACGGTTGAGGTCGATCAGCGTATTGAACGGATCAATGTCGTGAATGGATTTTCCTGAGTCCTCCTCCATGTGGATTCGGGTCAAGTGGATGGTCTTTGGGTTGCCTTCGGCATCCTTGATGTTGATTCCTCCACCGGTACAAATGGGCGTATCGTCCTGTGTAATCTGATAACCCTTGGGCAAATCGGCGTAGAAATAGTTCTTTCGAGCGTACTCATTCCGTTCGCGAATGTCTGCACCTACCGCGAGGCCTAATCTCACGGCGTACTCTACGGTATTCGTATTTGCCATGGGCAAGGTACCCGGATGCCCCAATGAAATGGGGTGAACATTCGTGTTGGGGGCCGCCCCGTATGTTGTCGGGTCGGAGGAGTATGCTTTTGAGTCGGTCAGGAGTTGAACGTGGACCTCGAGTCCGATGACCGGTTCGTACTTATCGTATGGTGTTTCCAAGACTGTCATTTATGGCGCAAAGATACAAGACTAAAGCGCTTCGGATAAAAAACGTTCAACCAGGCGGCTCAGTATGACCTCGGCTTTTTGAGCGACTTCCTGCACTTCTTCGTGGGTCACTTCAACGATCTTGCCTTCAACACCCAAATCGGTGATTACGGAAAGGGCCATGCACTTAAGGCCCATGTGACGAGCGACCAGTACCTCAGGTACCGTGCTCATACCTACGGCGTCTCCGCCGATGCGTCGAATGTAGCCGTATTCAGCAGGGGTTTCAAAGTTGGGGCCGGGAACCGAAGCGTAAACCCCTTCTTGAAGCGCTACGTTCTCTTTAGCGGCAATAG from Cryomorphaceae bacterium carries:
- the lipA gene encoding lipoyl synthase gives rise to the protein MSKETLTAPVQETNTDTKKRKPKWLRVKLPTGENYRNVRGLVDNYKLHTICESGNCPNMGECWGAGTATFMILGNTCTRSCGFCAVATGRPDAVDWDEPERVARSVKLMKVKHCVITSVDRDDLADGGSIIWAETVNAVRRMSPTTTMETLIPDFKGEMHNVDRLIEVAPEIISHNMETVRRLTRQVRIQAKYDRSLEVLAYLKECGQKRTKSGIMLGLGEREEEVLETLRDLRNADVDIVTLGQYLQPTPKHLPVQEYITPEQFDKYKEIGLEMGFKYVESGPLVRSSYHAEKHLF
- the gap gene encoding type I glyceraldehyde-3-phosphate dehydrogenase — protein: MPKNTSSKRIGVNGFGRIGRTLARVLERTPGYELAVVNDLSDAPTLAHLLKYDSLHRAFPAEVASDEDHIYIEGRSIPVLNHKTPDTIPWSAYEVDVVVEATGQFKYTEQVAGHLMGGAPWVVLSVPPIDQNMPTVVLGINDEILDGSEHMISNASCTTNCAAPMVGLIDELCGVEEAYITTVHSFTGDQRLHDAPHKDLRRARAATQSIVPTTTGAAKAVTRIFPHLEGNIGGCGIRVPVPDGSLTDITFIVKKPVSAEEINAYFKQRSEGDLKGILGYTEDPIVSSDVIGSPYSCLHDAQMTSVLGNMVKIIGWYDNEMGYSTRLVDLIKKRSEGFFSK
- a CDS encoding UDP-2,3-diacylglucosamine diphosphatase, yielding MSKSGNIYFASDFHLGAPNHEASQERERKVVRWLRSIQDNCDELYLLGDLFDFWFEYKQVVPKGFVRLLGTLGEMSDAGIPIHFFGGNHDIWTYGYFEDELGIQVHKKPLVRELQGKRVYMAHGDGLGPGDWNYKFLKKVFNNGFFQWLFARVHPNTGIWAGNYFSGRSRDAHSDGDAQFHDDGEYLTQYCQGLLKKEHFDYFVFGHRHLPLQVELKDNATYFNLGDMISYNTFGVMENGEFRLDHFEKNPSDRFLIKSTNRVE
- a CDS encoding AhpC/TSA family protein, giving the protein MKRTLMTLVITAGMLWSCNSNAGAGAAQDGSGSISGNMEDAGKIILSRMEPRNTVAVDTVFADEGQFTFELDNSEQAFYTLQFENGVRLLVSAEPGDQIVLEGSFEEGIPVYTVEGNEETEVLRQINQKAMETTGRIDALNETLMSYQGQDDFLEKREELVAEYVRLMDDHQAALSGLLEGHKDHPVAIFILYAQVQKQAVYKVDEDFPLFDEIDQNLQKNYPKSAHAQFLHEQVEANRAIAVGSVAPDFTLPTPDGEDVSLSSYRGKVVLVDFWASWCGPCRRENPNVVAAYNTYHDRGFEVLGVSLDGLPNQQKPRAAWLKAIEDDGLTWTHVSEMNGWSTIVKELYKFNGIPHAVLLDREGRIIAKNLRGQALDDKLAEIFGE
- the gatB gene encoding Asp-tRNA(Asn)/Glu-tRNA(Gln) amidotransferase subunit GatB, which translates into the protein MTVLETPYDKYEPVIGLEVHVQLLTDSKAYSSDPTTYGAAPNTNVHPISLGHPGTLPMANTNTVEYAVRLGLAVGADIRERNEYARKNYFYADLPKGYQITQDDTPICTGGGINIKDAEGNPKTIHLTRIHMEEDSGKSIHDIDPFNTLIDLNRAGVPLLEIVSEPEIANAQEAYNYLMEVRKLVRYLEICDGNMEEGSMRCDANVSVRLKGTSKLGTRNEIKNINSMRNVMRAIEGEMKRQIEVLEAGGVIDQETRGFDAISGSSTVMRSKEEAHDYRYFTEPDLAPVLVKEDYIARVKSELPPLPDELFKRYTEEFGLSEYDAQILTENKEIALYFEEMTHHTKNHKAAANWMMGAIKSYLNEKAVDIGKFPIAPQAIAEIIELIDSQVISNSMASQKLFPALLEQPEASPKALAEANGWIQEQDDDALVAWAKEAIGMYPDKVEEYRNGKKGLIGLFMGEVMKMSRGKADPKKASAIIREQLEA